Genomic window (Mycolicibacterium smegmatis):
CAACGCGCCCAGTACGATCGCGAACGTGCTGTCGATGCGGGCCACGGTCTCGACGGGATCGGTGATGAGCTCGCCGAACACCGGAAGCGTCAGCGACGCCGTGACCACCACGAGCACCGAGAACACCAGGAAGTTGACCGGCAGGCCAAGGAAGTTGCCCTTCTTGACCGCGGCGAATGTCCTGCCGTAGCGCGAGAAGTCACCGAAGTTGAGCATCGGCCCCGAGAAGTACGACACCACCAGCGCGATCGCGCCGAGCATCACCGGCACCGACGACCAGCCAGTGTAGGTGACCTCACCGAGGCTCAGATCGATTGCGCCCCAACCGGCCTGAAAGATCAGGTAACCGCACAGCAGGAACATCACCACGTACACCGCGGGCCCGCAGAAGTCGATGAACTTGCGGATCGATTCCATGCCGCGCCAGAACACACATGCCTGCAGCACCCACAGCAACAGGAAGCTGCCCCAGCCCAGCAGCGACAGCCCCGCGAAACCGTAGTCGTCGACCACTGCGTACGGCGCCAGGGCCGGGAACAGCTTGACCAGCACGATGTCGAGGGCCGCCGAGGCCAGGAACGTCTGGATGCCGTACCAGGCGACGGCGATCAGACCGCGGATGATGGCCGGGATGTTGGCGCCCAGCACACCGAACACGGTGCGGCAGATCACCGGATACGGCACACCGGTCTGCTGGCTGGGTTTGGCGACCAGGTTGCAGAACACGTTGACGATCGAGATGCCGATCAGCAGCGCCACCAGCACCTGCCAGCTGGCCAGGCCCAGCGCGAACAGGCTGCCCGCCGTGACGTAGCCGCCGACACTGTGCACGTCGGACATCCAGAAGGCGAAGATGTTGTAGGAGCCCCACTTCTGCTGGCGCAGCGGGGCGAGGTCTTCGTTGGTCAGTCTCGGGTCGTAGCCCGGTTTGATGGCGCCGCTGCCGATGGGGTGACCGGCCGCTTCGACGAGATCGCCGGCCGCGA
Coding sequences:
- a CDS encoding NCS1 family nucleobase:cation symporter-1, which encodes MTETAVPNAGGGPAGPDGSFPVAAGDLVEAAGHPIGSGAIKPGYDPRLTNEDLAPLRQQKWGSYNIFAFWMSDVHSVGGYVTAGSLFALGLASWQVLVALLIGISIVNVFCNLVAKPSQQTGVPYPVICRTVFGVLGANIPAIIRGLIAVAWYGIQTFLASAALDIVLVKLFPALAPYAVVDDYGFAGLSLLGWGSFLLLWVLQACVFWRGMESIRKFIDFCGPAVYVVMFLLCGYLIFQAGWGAIDLSLGEVTYTGWSSVPVMLGAIALVVSYFSGPMLNFGDFSRYGRTFAAVKKGNFLGLPVNFLVFSVLVVVTASLTLPVFGELITDPVETVARIDSTFAIVLGALTFAIATIGINIVANFISPAFDFSNVSPQRISWRAGGMIAAVGSVLITPWNLYNNPEVIHYTLETLGAFIGPLFGVLIADFYLVRKQKVIVDDMFTLDESGKYWYTKGYNKVAVIATVVGAVLAVIPVLLGGSVAGMHTAAQYSWFIGCGIAFGLYYVLAKRDTLVAASVS